In Etheostoma spectabile isolate EspeVRDwgs_2016 unplaced genomic scaffold, UIUC_Espe_1.0 scaffold00007266, whole genome shotgun sequence, the sequence tttgttgcttattttcccttttgcagctgtccacggctgtgtcctagtaggtacaggggttgaagaggcgctctgcccagatgatagtgcaggccagccggtcatatcccaaatctcagggcgctgtgccctgcccgttagtcgtcctcccatttcccaggaaaattaTTTAGTCTTAGGCTTCGCCCCggacgagttccagggaggactgccacttgttgatttattaccagttccaccctcctgtttctttgtagtcttgttggtgctaattagccgtgtgttagcatgcttctgtccattgttatgggtccatggtaaagtggtgtcatttccacaagatccgttcaCTTCCACATTCACTTCTAGtcggtgaaccttggtttccagaagtgcaatcttctgaaggagtttgtagtagtcttccacggagaaaggaggcatcttgctgctaattagctttagctacaatcactgtaggacaggttTAAGCTATTGGTACGCCACACTCACGCagaataatgttaaaatatggcaatagcctactgtctacaaaaaatgtaaagtccagtgtttttgaagtgtccaagagccgctgctcatagtttctctcagcggaaaagcaagattatcagcaaaaatatgcaagcagaggcaggagcaagcagcaaaagcgtctgcactgtaagaagcaggaagctcaagaaaggcagcatcaaaaaaggtcttcagccttgatttaaaagaactgagagtagcagcagatctacaggtttctgggagtttattccagatatgaggagcatagaaactgaaagctgcttcaccctgtttagttctgactctggggacagaaagtagacctgtcccagatgacctgaggggtctgggggggtcatagtgtagtagcagatcagaaatgtattttggccctaaaccgtttagtgatttataaactagcaaaagtactttgaaatcgattctttgagacacaggaagccagtgtaaagacttcagaactggagtgatgtgatccagtctcttggtcttagtgagaactggagtgatgtgagccagtctcttggtcttagtgaggacccgagcagcagcgttctgaatcagctgtagctgtctgattgattttttagggagacctgtaaagaccccgttacagtagtcaagtctactgaagatgaaagcatggaccagtttttccaagtcctgttgacacataagtcctttaacccttgatatattcttaaggtgatagtaggctgactttgtaagcatcttaatgtggctgttagagttcaggtctgagtccatgactacaccaagatttctggctttgtctgttgtttttaacattgttgtttgaagctgagcgcagacttttaatcgttcctcttttgctccaaaaacagccacctcagtttttccttcatttaatttcagaaagttctggcacatccagtcgttaatttgtttgatgcagttagtcagtttttgtattggactatagccAGAAAGaccaacccagttttccaatcggtccagtaatatgtcatggtcgaccgtgtcaaatgcagcactgagatcaagtaatactaagactgaaattttgccactatcttcACCAACAAGTacactattctattctactgCTTACTCCTGATGTGTACAACAATCTGACAGTCCAGTTGGGCAACCTGACACAAAACTATACTGAAACAAGATCATGAACCTGACTACAGACGTCCAGAACCTGGTAACACAAAACCAGCAGCTGGAGACCCAAAACCAGCAGCTGGAGACCCAGAGGAacaacttaacaaaacaaatacaagaccTGGAGACAAACTGGAATAAACTCAACGTCAGTCGAGCTCAGTGGAGCATTGATGCCTACTGCCCCAGAACAAATAACGGTATGTTCAGATCCTATTAATTAGAtccaataataatattaatatcatAATGCTGTAATGTTGTTTATTGGTTGGTCTCTGTTGTTTCAGGGAGACAGTGTGCAGCTTGTCAGAATGGCTGGTTTCTCTACATGTCTAACTGCTATGTGTATAATAACGCTGCTCCTGATCATCAGAAAACCTGGGAAGAAGCTCGACAAGACTGCAGAGGAAGGGGTTCAGATTTGGTTGTTGTACAAAGTCAAGAGGAAAAGGTAATGAAAAAAAGtggttatttttattaatcaaataaatggaaattggggggggggtcaggaccCACCCAATCTGTTATCCTGTTAAGGCGTTTTCCCCCtctgaaaaatgtctttaaaaccACGCTGTGTAGATAATTAAATACTTCAAATAATTGtgtaaatagtaaaataatacaACTAGAAATGGGTTTTAGGTTCAGAAACATTTGGagtccctc encodes:
- the LOC116678403 gene encoding C-type lectin domain family 10 member A-like, giving the protein MNLTTDVQNLVTQNQQLETQNQQLETQRNNLTKQIQDLETNWNKLNVSRAQWSIDAYCPRTNNGRQCAACQNGWFLYMSNCYVYNNAAPDHQKTWEEARQDCRGRGSDLVVVQSQEEKDILKAVSVGSSGTAGYWFGLRAEGGRWKWIDGSNLTESYWTPQPPPATDSQCVMSVQNYNWIPVSCDQKQRWICVMKALSV